Proteins from a single region of Bacteroidota bacterium:
- a CDS encoding DUF1737 domain-containing protein, giving the protein MEYTVVEKKFLKKLIESVNDLVKEGWKIQGSINCTWVNSKEYKIYTQALVKE; this is encoded by the coding sequence ATGGAATACACAGTTGTAGAAAAAAAATTTTTAAAAAAATTGATCGAGTCAGTAAATGATTTAGTTAAAGAAGGTTGGAAAATTCAGGGCAGCATAAATTGTACATGGGTAAATTCTAAAGAGTATAAAATTTATACACAGGCTTTGGTCAAGGAATAA